A genomic region of Thermodesulfobium narugense DSM 14796 contains the following coding sequences:
- a CDS encoding LCP family protein: protein MDKNLENLNNEIPKRILRKRRNSSRQKIMILFGVLFFLSGFCGFVFGLFTPTKNISDLLTPNFMAQPAKGELNLVLFGIDDVDETHRTDTILWLNINTNDKTITMMSVPRDTLVQIPGHGYDKINAAYAYGNTELALRTLTNFIGVKPDKYVILGYKGFMKIIDAIGGVDINVDKRMYYVDNWAHFTIDLYPGMQHLNGLQSLEYVRFRHDALGDFGRMRRQQEFLLAVKNQLFSSPAMITKIPDILKVVLDNVQTDMSFNDALSWALAVKDIVNQPNFQIKRIFLDEGMVPKYAYGVDYLWPTQKVVSIIKSVFPNANPDVPLTFPFPEDKATYNSVNTVLQKATQNQTTNEAQNKTTTKNGTKTNVNNAKSTVNENQKIPSPNNNTITLPQR from the coding sequence ATGGATAAAAATTTAGAAAATTTGAATAACGAAATACCTAAAAGGATTTTAAGGAAAAGAAGAAATTCTTCCAGACAAAAAATTATGATCTTATTTGGAGTGTTGTTTTTTTTGTCTGGATTTTGTGGCTTTGTTTTCGGCCTGTTTACTCCTACTAAAAATATTAGCGACTTGCTAACCCCTAATTTTATGGCTCAGCCTGCAAAAGGGGAACTTAATTTAGTGCTTTTTGGTATAGATGATGTCGATGAGACTCATAGAACTGATACGATTCTTTGGTTAAATATCAATACGAATGATAAAACCATAACCATGATGTCGGTGCCGAGAGACACTCTTGTACAAATACCAGGACACGGTTATGACAAAATTAATGCTGCTTATGCTTATGGAAATACAGAACTAGCTCTTAGAACACTTACTAATTTTATTGGGGTTAAACCTGATAAATATGTAATTTTAGGATATAAGGGATTTATGAAAATTATAGATGCTATTGGTGGAGTAGATATTAACGTTGACAAGAGAATGTATTACGTTGACAATTGGGCTCATTTTACTATTGATTTATATCCTGGTATGCAGCATTTAAATGGGTTACAGTCTTTGGAATATGTGAGATTTAGGCATGATGCTTTAGGTGATTTTGGAAGAATGAGAAGACAGCAGGAATTTCTCCTTGCAGTTAAAAATCAACTTTTTTCAAGTCCGGCGATGATAACAAAGATACCAGATATTTTAAAGGTAGTATTGGATAACGTACAAACAGATATGTCGTTTAACGATGCACTAAGTTGGGCCCTTGCAGTGAAAGATATTGTAAACCAGCCAAACTTTCAGATTAAAAGAATCTTTTTAGATGAGGGAATGGTACCCAAATATGCATATGGGGTAGATTACTTATGGCCAACTCAAAAAGTTGTTTCAATTATTAAAAGTGTTTTTCCAAACGCTAATCCTGATGTGCCATTAACTTTTCCATTTCCAGAAGACAAAGCTACTTACAATAGTGTAAATACAGTTCTTCAAAAAGCTACTCAAAATCAAACAACGAACGAAGCACAGAATAAAACTACTACGAAAAATGGAACTAAAACTAATGTCAATAACGCTAAGTCTACAGTTAATGAAAATCAAAAAATTCCTTCGCCAAATAACAACACTATCACTCTTCCCCAAAGATGA
- a CDS encoding D-alanine--D-alanine ligase family protein gives MKILILCGGTSSEKEVSIWSAENVYKSLINTEYIVEMVDIATLSPYELCQKILCENFDLVFPVLHGKPGEDGSIQGFLDTLGIKYIGSGVFSCAITMDKYRYKLICKSLEFPQPDFIAIRTKDSTEVLEFVRLKGFPLVVKPNSQGSSVGVSIVNNNNELKDALELGFKYDPIVLVEEFIHGKEITCGVIGNSNVIALPLVEILPKTKFFDYESKYNPQLCDEIVPARLNDNLKDRLQELAIKAYKAFDCKCFGRVDMFVDKYENIYLSEINTIPGLTANSLFTKEVKAAGYSFQEIVKLLVKLALED, from the coding sequence ATGAAAATTTTGATTTTATGTGGTGGAACTTCTTCAGAAAAGGAAGTTTCTATATGGTCTGCAGAGAACGTTTATAAGTCCTTGATTAATACTGAATATATCGTTGAAATGGTGGATATTGCTACACTTTCTCCTTATGAATTGTGTCAAAAAATATTATGTGAAAATTTTGATCTTGTTTTTCCAGTTTTACACGGGAAGCCTGGAGAAGATGGCTCTATACAAGGTTTTTTGGATACTCTTGGAATAAAATATATCGGTTCTGGAGTTTTTTCGTGTGCAATAACTATGGACAAATACAGGTACAAATTAATTTGTAAATCTTTGGAATTTCCACAACCAGATTTTATTGCTATAAGAACAAAGGATTCTACAGAGGTTTTGGAATTTGTGCGTTTGAAAGGCTTTCCTTTAGTTGTAAAACCTAATTCGCAAGGTTCAAGTGTAGGAGTATCTATTGTGAACAATAATAACGAATTGAAAGATGCCTTGGAGCTTGGATTTAAATACGATCCAATTGTTCTGGTTGAAGAATTTATACATGGAAAAGAGATAACATGTGGTGTTATCGGAAACAGCAATGTAATTGCCCTGCCTCTTGTTGAAATATTGCCCAAAACAAAATTTTTTGATTATGAGTCGAAATATAATCCTCAATTGTGTGACGAAATTGTTCCTGCAAGATTAAATGACAACCTAAAGGATAGATTACAAGAGCTAGCAATAAAAGCATATAAGGCTTTTGATTGCAAGTGTTTTGGCAGGGTTGATATGTTTGTAGATAAATATGAAAACATTTACCTCTCTGAAATAAACACTATTCCTGGTTTGACTGCAAATAGTCTTTTTACTAAGGAGGTTAAAGCTGCTGGATATTCGTTCCAGGAAATTGTTAAACTTCTTGTCAAACTGGCGTTGGAGGATTAA
- a CDS encoding small basic family protein, translated as MWFILLCFVLGMIAAYFFPIEMPFVYTKYMAVVILAFADSFFGAFKSGLEGKFSGWQAITGFFGNSIVAAGLTYAGDLLGIDLYIAAVILFGIRIFNNITAIRHLLFTPPSSRYE; from the coding sequence ATGTGGTTTATATTGCTATGTTTTGTGTTGGGAATGATTGCAGCTTACTTTTTCCCTATAGAGATGCCATTTGTTTATACTAAATACATGGCAGTTGTTATTCTTGCTTTTGCTGATTCATTTTTTGGCGCATTTAAAAGTGGTTTAGAGGGGAAGTTTAGTGGATGGCAAGCTATAACAGGTTTTTTTGGTAATTCTATTGTTGCAGCTGGTCTGACTTATGCAGGAGATCTATTAGGAATCGATCTGTATATAGCGGCTGTAATACTATTTGGTATAAGAATTTTTAATAATATAACTGCTATAAGACATTTATTGTTTACTCCTCCTTCATCAAGGTATGAGTGA
- the ftsZ gene encoding cell division protein FtsZ, which yields MYDEKMGPSIKVLGIGGAGGNAINRMIEAGLSSVEFWAINTDVQALSLSRADQKLQIGPKATKGLGAGANPDLGREAAEESEDDLRSILEGADMAFITAGLGGGTGTGAAPYIASIAKEMGILTVAVLTFPFKFEGPKRKKNADQGLEELKKIVDSYIVIDNQRLLTFADSKLSFLEAFRLADDVLRQGVQGISDLVTVPGIINLDFADLKSVLTNTGNTIMGVGYGQDEMRAIDAVRSAVDSPLLTIPVKGATNIIMNVTGGYDLTLLEINEAADELGSLTSENANLLFGAVINPEMENSIRITIIATGFSETASDIPLKKKTDSTYSTPSKKRLFDETVNFGFDDLPSFLRRDSEKEEQ from the coding sequence ATGTATGATGAAAAAATGGGTCCCTCTATTAAGGTTTTAGGCATAGGAGGAGCGGGTGGCAATGCTATAAATAGAATGATTGAGGCAGGTCTTTCTTCTGTTGAGTTTTGGGCTATTAATACTGATGTTCAGGCTCTTAGTTTGTCCAGAGCTGATCAAAAGTTACAAATAGGTCCTAAAGCAACAAAAGGTTTGGGTGCTGGAGCTAATCCTGATCTTGGGCGAGAGGCAGCTGAAGAAAGTGAAGATGATTTAAGGAGCATTTTAGAAGGAGCTGATATGGCTTTTATAACAGCAGGTTTAGGTGGTGGTACAGGCACAGGTGCTGCTCCATATATTGCAAGTATTGCAAAAGAAATGGGTATATTGACTGTAGCTGTTCTTACATTTCCGTTTAAATTTGAGGGGCCTAAGAGAAAAAAGAATGCAGATCAGGGTTTGGAGGAACTTAAAAAGATTGTTGACTCATATATTGTAATTGATAATCAAAGGCTTTTGACTTTTGCAGATTCGAAACTTTCTTTTTTAGAAGCATTTCGTTTAGCCGATGACGTGTTAAGACAAGGGGTACAGGGAATTTCTGATCTTGTAACTGTACCTGGTATTATAAATCTTGATTTTGCAGATCTTAAATCTGTTCTTACTAATACTGGAAATACTATTATGGGGGTTGGATATGGACAAGATGAAATGAGAGCTATTGATGCAGTTAGAAGCGCTGTTGATTCGCCTCTTCTGACAATACCTGTAAAAGGGGCAACAAACATTATTATGAACGTAACAGGCGGTTATGATTTGACTTTGCTTGAAATAAATGAAGCTGCAGATGAGCTAGGCTCATTGACTTCTGAGAATGCTAACTTATTATTTGGGGCGGTTATTAACCCAGAAATGGAGAATTCTATAAGAATAACTATTATTGCTACAGGATTTTCAGAAACTGCAAGCGATATACCTCTAAAGAAAAAGACAGATTCAACTTATTCAACTCCTTCTAAAAAGCGTTTATTTGATGAAACAGTTAACTTTGGTTTCGACGATCTTCCAAGCTTTTTAAGAAGAGACTCTGAAAAGGAAGAACAATAA
- a CDS encoding cell division FtsA domain-containing protein, whose protein sequence is MSDIKESNILAVDLGSSFIRIVVGKDQLSNKAIAHFISLPSYGIKNGTIYDFEQVRSILNAGLKSIYQREGSNFKEKCILNLSGKVYISKNIKIEQKYSKETQIRTKTINDLLLNISEEKDYTPVHICKRSFLVDNSFETLNPSGMFCKSLQANFHVIYMLSTYYKTLKELFSSLHLDLVDILPSSIASANAILKDNDYLIPKFLVVDIGALTTDFVLYSSGVPEFTSTVLLGSENITRDISFGLKVNRDEAEKLKLDFSEPEDHDDFKSFLKNIIYSRSEDIVLYIYDKLKKISDNMIPLRIYLTGQGSKLFVFKKLFEEIFECPVEVRRPFTFSINEKRDYEHSTVLGLINYALNNTILSNKYDNQNLIKKFFEIFLKRGR, encoded by the coding sequence ATGAGTGATATAAAAGAGAGCAATATTTTAGCTGTTGACCTTGGTAGTAGTTTTATAAGAATTGTTGTTGGAAAGGATCAACTTTCTAATAAAGCCATTGCACACTTTATATCTTTGCCCTCATATGGGATTAAGAATGGTACAATATATGATTTTGAACAGGTAAGATCAATCTTAAATGCCGGTTTGAAATCTATTTATCAGAGGGAAGGTTCTAATTTTAAAGAGAAATGTATACTAAACCTTTCAGGAAAAGTTTATATTTCAAAGAATATTAAAATTGAACAAAAATATTCTAAAGAAACTCAAATCAGAACTAAAACAATTAATGACTTACTTCTAAATATTTCAGAAGAAAAAGATTATACTCCTGTGCATATTTGTAAAAGATCATTTTTAGTTGATAATTCATTTGAAACACTAAATCCATCAGGGATGTTTTGTAAATCGCTTCAAGCAAATTTTCACGTTATATATATGCTTTCAACCTATTATAAAACCCTTAAAGAGTTGTTTAGCTCTTTGCATCTAGATTTAGTAGATATCCTTCCTAGTTCAATTGCAAGTGCAAATGCTATTTTGAAAGATAATGATTATCTAATTCCCAAGTTCTTAGTAGTGGATATCGGTGCTTTGACGACTGATTTTGTTTTGTATTCTTCAGGAGTTCCAGAATTTACTTCTACAGTTTTGTTAGGTTCAGAAAACATTACTAGAGATATATCGTTTGGTCTTAAGGTAAATAGAGATGAGGCAGAGAAACTAAAGTTAGACTTTTCTGAACCTGAAGATCATGATGATTTTAAAAGTTTTTTAAAAAATATTATTTATTCGAGATCGGAAGATATTGTGTTATATATTTATGATAAACTAAAAAAAATTTCTGATAATATGATCCCTTTAAGAATTTATCTTACCGGACAAGGTTCTAAGTTATTTGTTTTTAAAAAATTATTTGAAGAAATTTTTGAATGCCCGGTTGAGGTTAGGAGACCTTTTACTTTTTCAATAAATGAGAAAAGGGATTATGAGCACTCAACTGTTTTGGGTTTGATTAATTATGCTTTAAATAATACAATATTATCTAATAAGTATGACAACCAAAATCTAATAAAGAAATTTTTTGAAATTTTTTTAAAAAGAGGACGATAA
- a CDS encoding DUF881 domain-containing protein, whose amino-acid sequence MNGENKVHHIQEKVIHSIHPPKRWELILGIIAFILGFFIVVQYRTQKDLFHLIPTRQAEEMASLLKEAENKRLDLERELFVSRQKIMDLQNKLEQEKNKNISIGEESKKVALLAGSTPVKGPGVIVTVKDAKNGQEGNASLVHDEDLLRVVNELRAGGAEAISVNDQRLVAISEIRCAGPVILVNGVRLAPPFIIKAIGSPEMLYNSLTMSGGIIDYLKLLGIRVSVEKSDSLYIPAFSANIQINYATLINKGE is encoded by the coding sequence ATGAACGGTGAAAATAAAGTTCATCATATTCAAGAAAAGGTTATTCACAGCATTCATCCGCCAAAAAGGTGGGAGTTAATCTTAGGTATTATTGCTTTTATTTTAGGATTTTTTATCGTAGTTCAATACAGAACTCAAAAAGATTTGTTTCACCTTATTCCTACAAGGCAGGCAGAGGAGATGGCTAGCCTTTTGAAAGAAGCCGAAAATAAGAGACTCGATTTGGAAAGAGAACTGTTTGTTTCCAGACAAAAAATAATGGATCTTCAAAATAAGCTAGAGCAAGAAAAAAATAAAAATATTTCAATAGGGGAAGAGAGTAAAAAAGTTGCGCTTTTGGCTGGTTCTACTCCTGTTAAAGGTCCAGGCGTGATAGTTACCGTAAAGGATGCGAAAAATGGTCAAGAAGGCAACGCTTCTTTAGTTCATGACGAGGATTTGTTGAGGGTTGTGAACGAGCTTAGAGCTGGTGGTGCAGAAGCAATAAGCGTTAACGATCAAAGACTCGTTGCAATTTCTGAAATAAGATGTGCTGGTCCTGTTATACTTGTAAATGGTGTAAGGCTTGCTCCTCCTTTTATAATAAAAGCAATAGGTTCACCGGAAATGCTTTATAACTCTTTGACGATGAGCGGCGGTATAATTGACTATTTGAAGCTATTAGGAATAAGGGTTTCTGTTGAAAAGTCAGATTCTCTTTATATTCCTGCTTTCAGTGCAAATATACAGATTAATTATGCAACTCTGATTAATAAAGGAGAATAA
- the murB gene encoding UDP-N-acetylmuramate dehydrogenase, with product MIRILRNFQLKNLTTFGTGGIGRSVYLLKSSDLPVILGEIDDFVILGNGSNVIFSDDYFSKNILYVIPLSSSEGINIVSDCLEVDANVSSSALSWWCARKGISGFEFAAGIPGRIGACIFGNAGCFGSDFSKNLKRIFVFDCASKTFGEIDSGDIQFSYRKSSIKDKVILKAYFEINFDKSENIFAKTLELLNKKKSSQPHGIKTFGSVFKNPPDNWAGKLLDSLGFRGYKFGGVRVSEKHANFLENIGGSTSDAVKIIKLMQDRVLESYNILLEPEVRFLGEFKELPILSGDEL from the coding sequence GTGATCCGAATACTTCGGAACTTTCAACTTAAAAACCTTACTACTTTTGGAACTGGTGGTATAGGCAGAAGTGTCTATCTTCTTAAAAGTTCTGATTTACCTGTTATTTTGGGAGAGATAGACGATTTCGTGATATTAGGTAACGGTTCGAACGTTATTTTTTCTGATGATTATTTCTCTAAAAATATTTTATATGTTATTCCTTTAAGTTCTTCTGAGGGAATTAATATTGTTTCTGATTGTTTAGAGGTTGATGCAAACGTTTCCTCAAGCGCTCTTTCATGGTGGTGTGCCAGAAAAGGTATAAGTGGTTTTGAATTTGCAGCAGGAATACCAGGAAGAATTGGAGCCTGTATCTTTGGTAATGCAGGTTGTTTTGGTTCAGATTTTTCAAAAAATCTAAAAAGAATTTTTGTCTTTGACTGTGCTAGTAAAACTTTTGGTGAAATAGATTCAGGTGATATACAATTTTCTTATAGAAAGAGTTCTATTAAAGATAAAGTTATATTGAAAGCATATTTTGAGATAAATTTTGATAAGTCTGAGAACATTTTTGCTAAAACTCTTGAACTTTTAAATAAAAAGAAATCATCTCAGCCACATGGAATTAAAACTTTTGGAAGTGTTTTCAAAAATCCACCGGATAATTGGGCTGGGAAACTGCTTGATAGTTTGGGTTTTAGAGGTTACAAGTTTGGTGGGGTTAGAGTTTCTGAGAAACATGCAAATTTTTTAGAAAATATTGGAGGTTCCACTTCTGACGCTGTAAAGATAATAAAATTGATGCAAGATAGGGTTTTGGAAAGCTACAATATTTTATTGGAGCCAGAGGTAAGATTTTTGGGAGAATTTAAAGAACTGCCAATTTTATCCGGTGATGAATTATGA